Proteins from one Camelina sativa cultivar DH55 chromosome 8, Cs, whole genome shotgun sequence genomic window:
- the LOC104706421 gene encoding uncharacterized protein LOC104706421 isoform X1, translating to MLTKRTHPMIGKISELLVGVNRSAAAPFFDVLMTSPRSPLDFKILPQISQRNSSKRFYDDSLGGSVGLGIVAALENSNTRLITSVCRSEPNQSGRSDPVHFMNHGASTDDGEDEEMFIMDEEDYTLVTCHHGPSGSCSTRVYDKDGFECFSSKIKEDRRERIFLVDVGMESPENSPEFQGLGFLNSCYLCRKKLHGQDIFIYRGEKAFCSTECRSSHIANDERKERCRSNFSTSPYTAGQIFTTGVLVT from the exons ATGCTTACCAAAAGAACCCATCCAATGATCGGAAAGATATCGGAGCTCCTCGTCGGTGTCAACCGGTCAGCGGCTGCTCCTTTCTTTGACGTCTTGATGACGAGCCCTAGAAGCCCACTCGATTTCAAGATTCTCCCTCAGATATCTCAAAGAAACAGCTCAAAGAGATTCTACGATGACAGTCTTGGTGGCTCCGTTGGTCTAGGGATAGTAGCCGCCCTCGAGAACTCAAACACTCGTCTAATCACGAGCGTTTGTAGATCGGAACCGAACCAATCGGGCCGGTCTGATCCGGTTCATTTCATGAACCATGGAGCAAGCACGGACGACGGAGAAGACGAGGAAATGTTCATAATGGACGAGGAGGATTACACGTTGGTGACATGCCACCATGGGCCAAGTGGATCTTGTAGTACAAGGGTTTATGACAAAGATGGGTTTGAGTGCTTCTCGAGTAAGATCAAGGAAGATCGTCGTGAACGAATTTTCTTGGTCGATGTCGGTATGGAATCTCCAGAGAACTCGCCGGAGTTTCAGGGTTTGGGTTTCCTCAATTCATGTTACTTGTGCAGGAAGAAACTTCATGGTCAAGACATATTTATTTACAG AGGGGAAAAAGCCTTTTGCAGCacagagtgtcgatcgagtcatATAGCAAATGATGAAAGGAAAGAGAGATGTAGATCGAACTTCTCAACCTCTCCTTACACCGCCGGCCAAATTTTCACCACCGGAGTCCTAGTGACTTAG